One stretch of Gopherus flavomarginatus isolate rGopFla2 chromosome 2, rGopFla2.mat.asm, whole genome shotgun sequence DNA includes these proteins:
- the LOC127045399 gene encoding cytochrome c oxidase subunit 6C yields the protein MSSTLLPKPQMRGLLGKRLRFHIVGALIVSLGSAVLYKYVVAEPRKRAYADFYKNYDSMKDFEAMREAGVFESVQPKDS from the exons ATGTCATCTACTCTGTTGCCCAAACCACAGATGAGGGGCCTCCTGGGCAAACGTCTGAGATTCCATATTGTAGGGGCATTGATTGTATCCCTGGGAAGTGCAGTTTTGTACAAG TATGTCGTGGCTGAGCCCAGGAAACGAGCATATGCAGACTTCTATAAAAACTATGATTCCATGAAGGACTTTGAGGCCATGAGGGAAGCTGGTGTTTTTGAAAGTGTACAACCAAAAGACTCATAA